A section of the Streptomyces sp. NBC_01591 genome encodes:
- a CDS encoding helix-turn-helix domain-containing protein produces MSELIQPLDTGDPLGPLPQEFAAIMRPELPSLIKEIGVEVTRAYPEYARLLDGPNGQAIRVGVEQSLSSFVDLVAEPSAPTSLRDDMCRRFGRFEAYEGRTMETLQGAYRLGARVALRRAKKVGRTHNFSPALMLSFADALFTYIDELESLSREGFLEVQSQTGEQTEAMRRRLLHLILAGRPSPRTAIAELCEQTGWALPDEVTLVAVRPPATLDRAVADRDLLADLSAPQPHLLIPGAFDDTRRRMLDEALLGTHAAIGLTVPTALASDSIRWARRVLELVDTNIIDDAPVILCEDHLITLWLLSDPVLVDQLAQRELAPISGISATRRERLVETLRIWLDTRGTAAHMGELLDVHPQTVRYRMRNLESIFGEQLTDPESRFSTEAVLRALQLRARGDETPV; encoded by the coding sequence ATGTCTGAACTCATTCAGCCGTTGGACACGGGGGATCCTCTGGGGCCGCTCCCCCAGGAATTCGCCGCCATCATGCGGCCCGAACTGCCGAGCCTGATCAAGGAGATCGGCGTCGAGGTCACCCGGGCCTACCCGGAATACGCCAGACTGCTCGACGGCCCCAACGGGCAGGCCATCAGGGTCGGCGTGGAGCAGAGTCTCTCCTCCTTCGTGGACCTGGTCGCCGAGCCGTCCGCGCCGACCTCGCTGCGCGACGACATGTGCCGCCGCTTCGGGCGTTTCGAGGCGTACGAAGGCCGCACGATGGAGACGCTCCAGGGCGCCTACCGCCTCGGGGCCCGGGTCGCGCTGCGCCGGGCCAAGAAGGTCGGCCGGACTCACAACTTCTCGCCGGCCCTCATGCTCAGCTTCGCCGACGCGCTCTTCACCTACATCGACGAGCTCGAATCCCTCTCCCGGGAGGGCTTCCTGGAGGTGCAGTCGCAGACCGGCGAACAGACCGAGGCCATGCGCCGGCGTCTGCTGCACCTGATCCTCGCCGGACGCCCCTCGCCCCGTACCGCCATCGCCGAACTGTGCGAACAGACCGGATGGGCGCTGCCCGACGAGGTCACCCTGGTCGCCGTCCGCCCCCCCGCCACCCTGGACCGGGCCGTGGCCGACCGCGATCTACTGGCCGATCTCAGCGCACCGCAGCCACACTTATTGATTCCCGGAGCTTTCGACGACACCCGAAGACGCATGCTGGACGAGGCGCTCCTCGGCACCCACGCCGCGATCGGCCTGACCGTGCCCACCGCCCTGGCCTCGGACTCGATCCGCTGGGCCCGGCGCGTGCTCGAACTCGTCGACACGAACATCATCGACGACGCGCCCGTCATCCTCTGCGAGGACCACCTCATCACCCTGTGGCTGCTCTCCGACCCGGTGCTGGTCGACCAGCTCGCCCAGCGCGAACTGGCCCCGATCTCCGGCATCAGCGCCACCCGCCGGGAGCGGCTGGTCGAGACCCTGCGGATCTGGCTGGACACCCGTGGCACCGCGGCCCACATGGGCGAGCTGCTGGACGTCCACCCGCAGACGGTCCGCTACCGGATGCGCAATCTGGAGTCCATCTTCGGCGAGCAACTGACCGATCCCGAGAGCCGGTTCTCCACCGAGGCCGTGCTGCGGGCGCTCCAGTTGCGGGCCCGCGGGGACGAAACACCGGTCTGA
- a CDS encoding cytochrome P450, which produces MTPAPHEPVAPQPPSLPDILSPAFAADPYGAYRIMRESAPLIRHEATNSYIISRYEDVERVFKDRAGEFTTENYDWQIEPVHGRTILQLSGREHAVRRALVAPAFRGTDLQEKFLPVIERNARELIDAFRHTGEADLVDAFATRFPVLVIADMLGLDRADHDRFHGWYTTVIDFLGNLAGDPEVAAAGERTRREFAGYMIPVIQRRRNEPGDDLLSALCAAEVDGVRMSDEDIKAFCSLLLAAGGETTDKAIASVFANLLTHPEQLAAVREDRTLIDRAFAETLRHTPPVHMIMRQTAREVELSGGTVPAGATVTCLIGSANRDESRYGEPDRFDIFRSDLTSTTAFSAAADHLAFALGRHFCVGALLARAEVETGVNQLLDAMPDLRLADGFTPTEQGVFTRGPRSLPVRFTPVAG; this is translated from the coding sequence ATGACACCTGCCCCGCACGAGCCGGTCGCACCGCAACCGCCGTCACTGCCCGACATTCTCTCGCCCGCCTTCGCGGCCGATCCCTACGGGGCGTACCGGATCATGCGCGAGAGCGCGCCGCTGATCCGGCACGAGGCCACGAACAGTTACATCATCTCCCGGTACGAGGACGTGGAGCGGGTGTTCAAGGACCGGGCGGGGGAGTTCACCACCGAGAACTACGACTGGCAGATCGAACCCGTCCACGGCAGGACGATCCTCCAGCTCAGCGGCCGCGAGCACGCCGTCCGCAGGGCCCTGGTCGCCCCCGCCTTCCGGGGCACGGACCTCCAGGAGAAGTTCCTGCCGGTCATCGAGCGCAACGCACGCGAGCTGATCGACGCCTTCCGGCACACCGGCGAGGCCGATCTCGTCGACGCCTTCGCGACCCGCTTCCCCGTCCTCGTCATCGCCGACATGCTCGGCCTGGACAGGGCGGACCACGACCGCTTCCACGGCTGGTACACCACCGTCATCGACTTCCTCGGCAATCTGGCGGGCGACCCGGAAGTCGCCGCGGCCGGCGAACGAACCCGTCGGGAGTTCGCCGGGTACATGATCCCGGTCATCCAGCGGCGCCGGAACGAGCCGGGCGACGACCTGCTCTCCGCGCTCTGCGCCGCCGAGGTCGACGGTGTGCGGATGAGCGACGAGGACATCAAGGCGTTCTGCAGCCTGCTGCTCGCGGCGGGCGGCGAGACCACCGACAAGGCCATCGCCTCCGTCTTCGCCAATCTGCTCACCCACCCCGAGCAGCTCGCGGCGGTACGGGAGGACCGCACCCTCATCGACCGGGCCTTCGCCGAGACCCTGCGCCACACCCCGCCGGTCCACATGATCATGCGCCAGACGGCGCGAGAGGTGGAGCTCAGCGGCGGTACGGTCCCGGCCGGAGCCACCGTCACCTGTCTGATCGGTTCCGCCAACCGTGACGAATCGCGCTACGGCGAGCCCGACCGGTTCGACATCTTCCGCTCCGATCTGACCAGCACCACCGCCTTCTCGGCGGCCGCCGACCACCTGGCGTTCGCGCTCGGCAGGCACTTCTGCGTCGGTGCGCTGCTGGCCAGGGCAGAGGTGGAGACGGGGGTGAACCAACTGCTCGACGCGATGCCCGACCTGCGGCTCGCGGACGGCTTCACCCCCACCGAGCAAGGCGTCTTCACCCGGGGCCCGCGGTCGCTGCCGGTGCGGTTCACCCCGGTCGCCGGCTGA